The Candidatus Dependentiae bacterium region AACTGTTCAGATTATTGACCTTAAGACAAAAAAAAGGGAGGCCTTTTTAATGGAGGATCTCTGGGGCATTGAAGGATGGACTCATGATGGGAAAAAATTAGTTGGAACTAAACAGGCAGGAACAAAGAAAAAAATCTATGAATACGATATTCAATCTAAAACATTAACCTTTAAGGATACTCCTAACATCCCAGTTGTCTATGGTCTTGTTCTTTCTCAAAATCACAGATACATAGGATTTTTAGGAGAAAGCTTCTCTCGTCCTGCAGAAGTCTATGTTTCAAGCCTCGAAGATTTTAAGCCAAAAAAAATAAACGCTATTCATAACAAAATTGACCTCAGTCAAATTGAAGCCAAATCCCTTACATGGAAATCTTTTGATGGCCTCGAAATTGAAGGAATTCTCGTTTATCCTCAAAACTATAGGGCTGGAGAAAAAGTACCTTTAATTGTCTCCATTCATGGTGGGCCTGCAGGAGCTGAATCAGAACAATTCATTGGAAGAACTTGGTTTGGCTATTCTCCTGCGGTTTTTAGCTCTTCCGGTTATGCAACTCTCTTTGTCAACTATCGAGGAAGTATTGGTTATGGAACAAAGTTTACCAAACTTAGTTACCAAAACCTAGGAAGAGGGGATTATCAAGACATTATGGCAGGTGTGGATTTTCTGATTAAAGAAGGCATAGCGGATCCTAAACAGCTTTTTATCACAGGGCATAGTTATGGAGGGTTTATGACAGCTTGGGCTATTAGTCACACGAATCGAT contains the following coding sequences:
- a CDS encoding S9 family peptidase gives rise to the protein DLAFSPDSHQLAFIKGPDLGDEDDPVKSFKTIISSTVQIIDLKTKKREAFLMEDLWGIEGWTHDGKKLVGTKQAGTKKKIYEYDIQSKTLTFKDTPNIPVVYGLVLSQNHRYIGFLGESFSRPAEVYVSSLEDFKPKKINAIHNKIDLSQIEAKSLTWKSFDGLEIEGILVYPQNYRAGEKVPLIVSIHGGPAGAESEQFIGRTWFGYSPAVFSSSGYATLFVNYRGSIGYGTKFTKLSYQNLGRGDYQDIMAGVDFLIKEGIADPKQLFITGHSYGGFMTAWAISHTNRFKAAVVKAGISDWISDIALTDAPQFMESLFGSFYWDNYALYRDSSPLNYVNDIKTPTLILHGLYDERVSFSQAQQLYQALKAKKVPTQLFLYLEQEHGISSPSAVIDSLKEQLKWFEKYK